A window of the Helianthus annuus cultivar XRQ/B chromosome 4, HanXRQr2.0-SUNRISE, whole genome shotgun sequence genome harbors these coding sequences:
- the LOC118491466 gene encoding cytochrome P450 81Q32-like — protein sequence MEVSYLYISLLLLLLASYLIRRKSSNHPPTVFPTLPIIGHLYLLKPPVYRTLAKLSTKYGPVLLLRLGFRRVLLISSPSAAEECFTKNDIIFANRPHMLFGKIIGNNYTTLIWSSYGENWRNLRRIASTEILSTHRLNEFHHIRVEEGRLLVRKLFTINSPVNMKSVFYEFTLNVMMRMISGKRYFCGDISAAEEEGKRLREIMDEMFLLASATNIADYLPILSWLGNRLEKKLITLNQKRDRFFQGLIEQLRGSKEETKKTMIEVLLSLQESDPEYYTDQMIRSFVQARSSFSSLVSIIVCFRELFMVL from the coding sequence ATGGAGGTTTCTTATCTATACATCTCCCTCCTCCTCCTACTTCTAGCTTCATATCTCATCCGTCGCAAATCCTCCAACCACCCGCCGACCGTCTTCCCGACCCTCCCAATAATCGGCCATCTCTACCTCTTGAAACCACCTGTCTACCGAACCCTAGCCAAACTCTCGACCAAATACGGCCCCGTACTCCTTCTCCGCCTCGGGTTCCGCCGTGTGCTGTTGATCTCTTCCCCTTCGGCTGCCGAGGAATGCTTCACCAAGAATGACATTATTTTCGCAAACCGCCCTCACATGTTATTCGGTAAGATCATCGGCAACAACTACACCACTCTCATCTGGTCTTCCTACGGCGAAAACTGGCGCAACCTACGCCGCATTGCTTCAACCGAGATCTTATCAACTCACCGCCTGAACGAGTTTCACCACATACGCGTTGAGGAAGGCCGCCTTCTTGTCCGTAAATTATTTACCATTAATTCACCAGTGAATATGAAGTCAGTTTTTTATGAGTTCACGTTGAATGTGATGATGCGGATGATATCTGGAAAGAGGTATTTCTGCGGAGATATTTCTGCGGCCGAGGAAGAAGGAAAACGACTCAGGGAGATAATGGATGAGATGTTTTTGCTCGCTAGTGCGACTAATATCGCCGATTACTTACCGATATTGAGTTGGTTGGGAAACCGGTTGGAGAAGAAGTTGATTACGTTGAACCAAAAGAGGGATCGGTTCTTTCAAGGATTGATCGAGCAACTTAGAGGATCAAAAGAGGAAACAAAAAAGACGATGATTGAAGTGTTGTTATCGCTACAAGAATCAGATCCTGAATACTATACTGATCAAATGATTAGAAGCTTTGTGCAGGCAAGATCCTCTTTTTCATCTTTGGTTTCAATTATAGTTTGTTTTCGGGAGCTGTTCATGGTTTTATAA